One window of Staphylococcus chromogenes genomic DNA carries:
- a CDS encoding glycosyltransferase, which produces MLYTVTSTLPEFHGGRTKSLLSRNLFLETQLQQDHTILTTNYNPNYPQIEKRFIQRGVLSKTMKHINIFEWISNGECYQFPTTPFRNQPKYQSHHVKIKGLKHEIKEKTPEVVRYYENNQYVRYRKYEDIDKGILKFEDFMIPGVKHKIERWEYNEWGYLHKKTTYSTKRNKRLADAFYNQHGEVYCKRYFSDDERSKIIQIVLYKHGQVYKVFDSENAFFTYFFEAVLPKNAIVFNDARLIDKSLLDVKQPLKSIFVFHSSHLNLQGALKSRYKVSQARHDEISKIFVLTDQQKADVMKDYDIGSDRVVVIPHFTKINTTKAEHKEDNFVFIGRIDENKQVPKIIDSFKIYHDQGYPYGLNIYGYGEDKDIQAVETHIKDLNLTEKVCFQGRTHQPDLLFSKHRASLLASQYEGFALSVMESLNNDCPVIAYDIKYGPGELIQNGLNGYTVPPQDVEGMAQKMIEITKHPIPHVKLDEKFSEQAAIENYRALLKDLEEN; this is translated from the coding sequence ATGTTATATACGGTAACATCGACTTTACCGGAATTTCACGGGGGAAGAACAAAATCTTTACTAAGTAGAAACTTATTCTTGGAGACCCAGTTACAACAAGACCACACAATTTTAACAACTAACTATAATCCAAATTATCCGCAGATTGAAAAGCGTTTTATTCAGCGGGGCGTATTGAGTAAAACGATGAAACATATCAATATTTTTGAATGGATTTCTAATGGAGAATGTTATCAATTTCCAACAACACCTTTTCGTAATCAACCCAAATATCAAAGTCATCACGTGAAGATAAAAGGTTTAAAACACGAGATTAAAGAAAAAACACCAGAAGTTGTTAGATACTATGAAAATAATCAATATGTACGCTATCGTAAATATGAAGATATAGATAAGGGAATCCTCAAATTTGAAGATTTTATGATTCCAGGCGTCAAGCATAAAATTGAACGTTGGGAATACAATGAATGGGGCTATTTACACAAAAAAACAACCTATTCGACTAAAAGGAATAAACGCTTAGCCGACGCCTTTTATAATCAACACGGAGAGGTCTATTGTAAGCGTTACTTTTCAGATGATGAACGCAGTAAAATCATTCAAATTGTCTTATACAAACACGGACAAGTATATAAAGTATTTGATTCAGAAAACGCATTTTTTACGTACTTTTTTGAAGCCGTTTTACCGAAAAATGCCATCGTATTTAACGATGCACGTCTTATTGATAAGTCGTTATTAGATGTGAAACAACCACTAAAAAGCATCTTTGTATTTCACAGTAGTCACTTAAACCTTCAAGGTGCACTTAAATCAAGATATAAAGTATCTCAAGCACGACATGATGAAATTTCAAAAATCTTTGTTTTAACAGATCAACAAAAAGCAGATGTTATGAAAGACTATGATATTGGGTCAGATCGCGTTGTGGTGATTCCACACTTTACAAAAATCAACACAACGAAAGCAGAACATAAAGAAGATAACTTTGTATTTATAGGCCGTATTGATGAAAATAAACAGGTGCCTAAAATAATTGATAGTTTTAAAATTTATCATGATCAAGGGTATCCGTATGGATTAAATATTTATGGTTATGGTGAAGATAAAGATATTCAAGCTGTAGAAACACATATAAAAGATTTAAATTTAACAGAAAAAGTCTGCTTTCAGGGGAGAACGCATCAACCTGATTTACTTTTTTCAAAACATCGTGCGTCCCTTTTGGCGAGTCAATATGAAGGCTTTGCGTTATCGGTGATGGAAAGTTTAAATAATGATTGTCCTGTCATTGCCTATGACATCAAATATGGTCCGGGAGAATTAATTCAAAATGGCCTCAATGGCTATACGGTCCCGCCACAAGATGTAGAAGGCATGGCGCAAAAAATGATTGAAATTACAAAGCATCCTATACCGCATGTGAAATTGGACGAGAAATTTAGTGAACAAGCGGCAATTGAAAATTACCGTGCCTTACTTAAGGATTTAGAGGAGAACTAA
- a CDS encoding ABC transporter ATP-binding protein: MIQLENVSVGQAHDWRLHQIDLTIKDGEKVGIIGLSGSGKTTLGEVLVGLRHPSKGKVQNDFQIRLPIFQHANQAFNPKQTLGDALKETLHLRPEAKTYLQARCDRYVQAFGLSTELYERYPREVSGGQLQRLNVIRTLMVEPDMTVCDEITSNVDVLVEHEMVQQLNQYHAETGKTLVMISHDIAFLSQCVDRFIVLEDGECVDDFLKEEMFEPERRIATQRLIEVYQ, translated from the coding sequence ATGATACAATTGGAAAATGTTTCAGTGGGTCAAGCGCATGACTGGCGCTTGCATCAAATTGACCTCACGATAAAAGATGGCGAGAAAGTGGGCATTATTGGGCTCAGTGGATCAGGAAAAACAACACTCGGAGAAGTATTAGTTGGCCTCAGACACCCTAGTAAAGGGAAAGTGCAGAATGATTTTCAAATACGTTTACCCATTTTTCAACATGCCAATCAAGCGTTTAACCCGAAACAAACACTAGGCGATGCACTAAAAGAAACACTTCATTTGCGACCTGAAGCTAAAACCTATTTGCAAGCCCGTTGTGATAGATATGTTCAAGCGTTTGGACTAAGTACAGAGTTATACGAACGTTATCCACGAGAAGTCAGCGGGGGACAATTACAGCGCTTAAACGTCATTCGGACACTCATGGTAGAACCAGACATGACCGTTTGTGATGAAATAACCTCTAATGTCGACGTTTTAGTAGAGCATGAAATGGTGCAACAATTGAACCAATATCATGCGGAAACAGGAAAAACACTTGTGATGATTTCTCATGATATTGCCTTTTTATCACAATGTGTGGACCGTTTTATTGTGCTTGAAGACGGAGAATGTGTCGACGATTTCTTGAAAGAAGAAATGTTTGAGCCTGAACGTCGTATTGCGACACAACGACTCATCGAAGTTTATCAATAA
- a CDS encoding bifunctional glycosyltransferase/CDP-glycerol:glycerophosphate glycerophosphotransferase — protein sequence MNALSIIVPFYNSEEYIESCIDYLKRQRNQSFDLIFVNDGSTDNSEKLMKAALKGYDKNVKYVKLEENHGHAHARNVGMQHVDTPYFMFVDADDKLATYAVNFYLKHLNGLDGLVAPIHEFSLKMPQFVDQNRVQVQYFDSKRNPNSFLRKNTACNIIFRTGIVKAHNIQFNEDLKVYTDWSFILEYVQYVNHFVRITQFPFYFKGEVYDPFETNTLSEQSFDVLFEDYVDSFIDALSRVKKGPVREFVKKKMIQKLHQDFMPNLDETPRRTQLHTDALVKVARHLNVAILSEKKLLFSLEMLAFAMNKPTLALRINKFRFITRHAKRIALRQKGKERSEYFLTDKEENVNDKTVVFESFGGKNYSDSPKYIYEYMQHHYPELNYKWILKDPENSHVPGSATKVQKESKAYYKAYSEAKVWVSNARIPLFLNKKPNQTYVQTWHGTPLKRLANDMKVVRMPGTTTSLYKRNFNKETSRWDYLISPNRYSSEIFRTAFWMSPDDILEIGYPRNDILVNRANDEALQQEIREELNIPEGKKIVMYAPTWRDDEFIKKGKYTFELKIDLPKLQAALGDDYVILLRMHYLIANAMDLNGFEDFAIDVSHYDDISRLYLISDALITDYSSVMFDYGILKRPQFFFAYDIEKYDKNLRGFYIDYHKDLPGPIYTQPDELIEGLKQLNTIKTDYASRIDAFYDRFCSIENGQASKYIGDMIYNEIMKK from the coding sequence ATGAATGCACTATCCATCATAGTGCCATTCTATAACTCTGAGGAGTATATAGAGTCGTGTATTGACTATTTAAAACGTCAACGTAACCAGTCATTTGACCTCATATTTGTGAATGACGGTTCTACTGACAATAGTGAAAAATTAATGAAAGCCGCACTCAAAGGCTACGATAAAAACGTAAAATATGTGAAATTAGAGGAAAATCATGGACATGCGCACGCGAGAAATGTGGGAATGCAACATGTAGATACGCCTTATTTTATGTTTGTCGATGCGGATGATAAATTGGCCACTTATGCGGTGAATTTTTACCTTAAGCATCTGAATGGTCTCGACGGATTAGTTGCACCTATTCATGAATTTAGTCTTAAAATGCCTCAGTTTGTGGATCAAAACCGTGTGCAAGTGCAATATTTTGATTCGAAGCGGAATCCTAATTCGTTCTTACGTAAAAACACGGCGTGTAACATTATTTTCCGTACAGGTATCGTAAAAGCGCACAATATTCAATTTAACGAAGATTTAAAAGTCTACACCGACTGGTCTTTCATTCTTGAATATGTTCAATATGTGAATCATTTTGTACGCATTACGCAGTTTCCGTTTTATTTCAAAGGAGAAGTTTATGACCCGTTCGAAACTAATACCTTATCTGAACAAAGCTTTGATGTGCTCTTCGAAGATTATGTAGATAGCTTTATCGACGCTTTATCGCGTGTCAAAAAAGGCCCTGTCCGTGAATTTGTGAAGAAAAAAATGATTCAAAAGTTACATCAAGACTTTATGCCAAACCTTGATGAAACCCCACGTCGTACACAACTACATACGGACGCACTCGTTAAAGTCGCACGTCATTTGAACGTGGCTATTTTAAGTGAGAAAAAATTGTTATTCTCTTTAGAAATGCTCGCATTTGCGATGAATAAGCCTACATTGGCTTTACGTATTAATAAGTTCCGCTTCATTACACGTCATGCCAAACGTATTGCCTTGCGTCAAAAAGGAAAAGAGCGTTCTGAATACTTCTTAACGGACAAAGAGGAAAATGTGAATGACAAAACCGTCGTATTCGAATCATTTGGCGGTAAAAATTATAGTGATAGTCCAAAATATATTTATGAATACATGCAACATCATTATCCAGAACTCAACTACAAATGGATTCTCAAAGATCCGGAAAACAGTCATGTTCCAGGTTCAGCGACGAAAGTACAAAAAGAATCAAAAGCTTATTACAAGGCTTACTCTGAAGCCAAAGTGTGGGTTTCTAATGCGCGTATTCCATTGTTCTTAAATAAAAAGCCGAATCAGACGTACGTCCAAACCTGGCATGGGACACCTTTAAAACGACTGGCTAACGATATGAAAGTGGTTCGTATGCCAGGCACAACAACATCACTGTATAAACGTAATTTCAATAAAGAAACGTCACGTTGGGATTATTTGATTTCTCCTAACCGTTACTCATCCGAAATTTTTAGAACCGCATTTTGGATGTCACCTGACGATATTTTAGAAATTGGTTACCCAAGAAACGATATTTTAGTCAATCGTGCGAATGATGAAGCTTTACAACAAGAAATTAGAGAAGAACTCAATATTCCTGAAGGTAAAAAAATTGTCATGTACGCACCCACGTGGCGTGATGATGAATTTATTAAAAAAGGGAAATACACGTTCGAACTCAAAATTGATTTACCAAAACTTCAAGCGGCATTAGGGGACGATTACGTTATTTTATTACGTATGCATTATCTAATTGCTAATGCGATGGATTTAAATGGTTTTGAAGATTTTGCAATCGACGTTTCTCATTATGATGACATTTCTAGACTGTATTTGATCAGTGACGCATTGATTACAGATTATTCTTCAGTGATGTTTGACTATGGGATTTTAAAACGTCCACAGTTTTTCTTTGCCTATGATATTGAAAAATACGATAAAAACTTACGTGGTTTTTACATTGATTATCATAAAGATTTACCAGGCCCGATTTATACACAACCTGACGAACTGATCGAGGGCTTAAAACAACTCAACACGATTAAAACAGACTACGCTTCCCGTATCGACGCTTTTTATGACCGCTTCTGTTCTATTGAAAATGGTCAAGCCTCAAAATACATTGGCGACATGATTTACAACGAAATCATGAAAAAATAA